The following are from one region of the Ruficoccus sp. ZRK36 genome:
- a CDS encoding helix-turn-helix transcriptional regulator gives MKKQPFSIRERLLELRQTTALYQEETAELLDLPYKTYQAIEGGRRTAIRLDTLEKIAEGYEIDLWQLFHPNLPKLNNSCEKRVIKLMKHRGIPRR, from the coding sequence GTGAAAAAGCAGCCATTTTCCATTCGCGAGCGCCTTTTAGAGCTGAGGCAAACCACCGCTCTCTATCAGGAAGAAACCGCCGAGTTACTCGACCTGCCATACAAAACCTACCAGGCCATCGAGGGCGGACGGCGAACCGCCATCCGGCTGGACACCTTGGAAAAGATTGCCGAAGGGTACGAAATCGATCTCTGGCAGCTGTTCCATCCCAACCTACCCAAGCTCAATAACTCCTGCGAAAAACGCGTGATAAAGCTCATGAAGCACCGTGGTATTCCCCGGCGCTGA